In Chloroflexota bacterium, the following are encoded in one genomic region:
- a CDS encoding DUF4307 domain-containing protein → MTPADPRPPRSCYKCGRQIGPDETICDVCNRAGMATPSATQYHGTIVVAIVAGVVIMAIAASLSLRGIGPFRGEALSWSSDPPDAVVVEVQVTNQGTRAGRAKCQVTARDGSNLVLRIRSTVSPQVQGGGTVTFTERIPGLPRAPVSVEVSCS, encoded by the coding sequence GTGACGCCCGCCGACCCCCGACCGCCGCGCAGCTGCTACAAGTGCGGACGCCAGATCGGTCCCGATGAGACGATCTGCGATGTCTGCAACCGGGCCGGCATGGCCACGCCGTCGGCAACCCAGTACCACGGCACCATCGTGGTCGCCATCGTGGCCGGGGTGGTGATCATGGCAATCGCCGCCAGCCTGTCGCTGCGAGGCATCGGTCCGTTCCGTGGCGAAGCGCTCAGTTGGAGCAGCGACCCACCCGACGCCGTGGTGGTGGAGGTGCAGGTGACCAACCAGGGGACGCGTGCGGGTCGGGCGAAATGCCAGGTCACGGCGCGCGATGGGTCCAACCTGGTGCTGCGCATTCGCTCCACCGTCTCGCCGCAGGTGCAGGGCGGAGGGACCGTCACGTTCACCGAACGGATCCCCGGCCTGCCACGGGCTCCGGTCAGCGTGGAGGTGAGCTGCTCCTAG
- a CDS encoding TPM domain-containing protein, with amino-acid sequence MGVVRVFRVASTIVFGLFWAIIAAAAVFGFFAAPSGERSFPDPGEGQAVYDPAGALDPGIEQALESQIDAIEARSGAELAIYVQVDESATPDSNLAAARALMDQWGVGRAGFDDGLVFLISFEPSLLHGEAHYYAGAGFLRGYLSQGDLQSVFDEVILPAAGQGQIGGGLIEAVSLIDVAITPAATARLNFLRQANAVVGVIGAPLSFLLIVGLVYRAWRREGNDPEVLDSPSILMAGPPADMTPPLATVARGGKASQHSINTLLMELASTGRIAFQNLDRADKVKSDDEPNPLLDPAIEIRDEAPTGGRLGSAERDAWDLLRQQALASGIISREKLWELNDLLKAVRDDLEDEVVRLGWFTRRPSTLITRWSFIGVGEMLLGGLFVLGGFLIPMSGLTLLGAATGAGGALTWVIGQFMSQRTPNGAYVDAMLKAFRRTLQKTMEQARSMEQVVADPTVKLLADTPDKAVVWGFALGLHDEVAKVLQRTLEDHEKNPSTATGVYYPLWLGGGSPSSSMSAGMAGGSIFSGSGMPDIGGMFSAVGSIGSSPGSSSSGGGFGGGGSSGGRGGGGSF; translated from the coding sequence GTGGGTGTGGTTCGTGTCTTCCGCGTCGCCAGCACTATCGTATTTGGTCTCTTCTGGGCGATCATCGCCGCCGCCGCGGTCTTCGGCTTCTTCGCTGCTCCATCGGGCGAGCGAAGCTTTCCGGACCCCGGCGAGGGACAGGCGGTCTACGACCCGGCCGGGGCGCTCGACCCGGGGATCGAGCAGGCGCTGGAATCCCAGATCGACGCGATCGAGGCGCGCAGCGGGGCCGAGCTGGCAATCTACGTCCAGGTCGACGAGTCCGCCACGCCAGACTCCAACCTGGCGGCGGCCCGGGCGCTCATGGATCAATGGGGGGTCGGCCGCGCCGGCTTTGACGACGGACTCGTCTTCCTGATCAGCTTCGAACCGAGCCTGCTCCACGGGGAGGCCCACTACTACGCCGGCGCGGGATTCCTGCGCGGCTACCTTTCGCAGGGCGACCTCCAGTCGGTCTTCGACGAGGTGATCCTGCCGGCCGCCGGACAGGGACAGATCGGCGGAGGGCTCATCGAGGCGGTCAGCCTGATCGATGTGGCGATCACGCCCGCGGCGACGGCCCGGCTGAACTTCCTGCGCCAGGCCAATGCGGTGGTCGGCGTCATCGGCGCCCCGCTCAGCTTCCTGCTCATCGTCGGGCTCGTGTACCGAGCCTGGCGTCGCGAGGGGAATGATCCCGAGGTTCTCGACTCGCCATCGATCCTGATGGCTGGGCCGCCGGCCGACATGACGCCCCCGCTGGCCACGGTGGCACGAGGGGGCAAGGCAAGCCAGCATTCGATCAACACGCTCTTGATGGAGCTGGCCAGCACCGGCCGCATCGCGTTCCAGAACCTCGACCGCGCCGACAAGGTGAAGTCCGATGACGAGCCGAACCCGCTCCTCGACCCGGCCATCGAGATCCGCGACGAGGCGCCGACCGGAGGTCGGCTGGGAAGCGCCGAGCGAGATGCGTGGGACCTCCTGCGTCAGCAGGCGCTCGCCAGCGGAATCATCTCCCGCGAAAAACTCTGGGAGCTCAACGACCTGCTCAAGGCCGTGCGCGATGATCTCGAGGATGAGGTGGTCCGGCTCGGCTGGTTCACCCGCCGCCCGTCGACCCTGATCACCCGCTGGAGCTTCATCGGGGTCGGAGAGATGCTGCTCGGCGGGCTCTTCGTGCTTGGCGGCTTCCTGATCCCCATGTCCGGGCTGACGCTGCTCGGGGCCGCGACGGGGGCCGGCGGCGCGCTGACGTGGGTGATCGGTCAGTTCATGTCGCAGCGGACCCCGAATGGCGCGTATGTCGACGCGATGCTGAAGGCCTTCCGCCGCACGCTCCAGAAGACGATGGAGCAGGCGCGCAGCATGGAGCAGGTGGTTGCCGATCCGACCGTCAAGCTGCTGGCCGACACTCCCGACAAGGCGGTGGTCTGGGGCTTCGCCCTCGGGCTGCATGACGAGGTCGCGAAGGTCCTGCAGCGCACGCTCGAGGACCATGAAAAGAATCCGTCGACGGCCACCGGCGTTTACTACCCGCTCTGGCTGGGGGGAGGCTCTCCCTCCTCATCCATGAGTGCCGGGATGGCGGGCGGAAGCATCTTCTCGGGCTCCGGCATGCCGGACATCGGTGGCATGTTCAGCGCGGTCGGCAGCATCGGCTCTTCGCCGGGTTCATCGTCCTCGGGGGGAGGATTCGGCGGTGGTGGCAGCTCCGGCGGCCGAGGCGGAGGCGGGAGCTTCTGA
- a CDS encoding dodecin family protein — protein MSVAKVTELSCTSSESFEDAIRQGMARASKTLRGVRGAWVKELRVNTGSDGGMEFQANILVTFILEG, from the coding sequence ATGTCAGTCGCGAAGGTCACCGAGCTGAGCTGCACGTCGAGTGAGTCGTTCGAGGATGCCATCCGCCAGGGAATGGCTCGCGCCAGCAAGACGTTGCGGGGCGTGCGCGGTGCCTGGGTAAAGGAGCTGCGCGTGAACACCGGCAGCGACGGCGGGATGGAGTTCCAGGCCAACATCCTGGTCACCTTTATCCTCGAGGGATGA